DNA sequence from the Pseudomonadota bacterium genome:
GCTGTGCCGTATTCGCACTTGATACGCTCGGCAGCCGCCAGCGGAGTCCTTAGTCCAGCAGCTATATCGTTTGAGGTGTGATTGCCCCCCACAGCCAGAACCGATGTCACCTTGACCGCTCCGCCGTAATAGACCGCCAAACTGGTCGTTCCGCCACCAATATCAAGGAGACACACACCTAGCTCCTGCTCCTCCTGGGAAAGCACAGCCTTGCCAGAGGCCAGCGGTGCCGCAACGATATCCTGAACCGTAAGCCCACATCTATTAACGCATTTAACGACGTTCTGAGCGCTGGCGATCGCGCCAGTAACGATATGAACACGCGCCTCAAGACGAACTCCAGAGATGCCGATCGGATCCCTCACTCCATCCTGCTCATCGATAACGAACTCCTGGGGAAGAACGTGCAGGATCTCACGATCGAGGGGAACTGCTACCGCTTTGGCGGCCTCAACAACCCGCTCGATATCCAGAGGTGAAACCTCCTTGCCCTTTATTCCAACGATACCGTGGCTATTTTGTGACCTTAGGTGAGCACCGGAGATCGTCGCAAAAACGGTGCTGATCTCGCATCCGGCCATGGTCTCAGCCTGCGCTACGGCCTTGCTGATTGCACTTACAGTACCCTCAATATTAACAACGACCCCCTTGCGAAGTCCACGTGAAGGGCTTGTTCCTACGCCGATAATATCAACACGACCGTCGCTGCGCCTTTCGCCAACAACGATCTTAATGCTTGAAGTACCTATGTCTAAACCGGCTATCAACGAGGATGGAGTTGGCATGTGACCGCTCGAAATAAAGAGTTTACAAGACGGGACGACATTAAACGCAGTTTGAACTGAGTGCAAGTGGTTTTAAGTTACCTAAAGTAAGTATTCACGGTGCATGGGCGTAAAATCTGCTGCCCGACACCCATTAGGGAGCGCCACGGGCGACCACATCTCCTCGGAACTTAACTACCCCTACCCTGGTAAACGCCAGGTCAACACGCTCAATCTCAGCGAAACGATCTTTAAGCTTAGTTAATAACCCGGCGCACCGCTGTGCCTGTTCCTCAAGCGAAACCAACGAATCAGTTGCGGTAGTAAATACTATAGGAAAAGGCACCCCCTTAAACGTTACGGCGAAATCTCCCCGTCCCTCCAGTCGCCCCCGCCCCTCAAAGCGTAAGGAATCTGCCGTTCTAGCTACAGAACTCTCAATTGTAGCGATTGAACGTGACGCCAACGCTAACTGCGCGCGCACTAGGTCCGGAGAATGAGCGCGTGAAGCAATCCCATCTACCGCCACAAGGTTCATTAAAGTATCTGCGGTAAGTCCGTACAGCGGGCCATCGGCTGGCATAATAAAGGCACCCTCATCACTAATAACCCAACGCTCGTTATCTACCGTTGCGATGAACTTAGGGGATCTCTCCGTGACTGAAACGAGGAAACATCCCCAATTTGAGGGCCACATCCCTGGGCAGCTATCAAGCCGCGCCGCTGCAATCCAGGGATTCTCGGCGATCTTACCCTGAATTTCGGTGTTATTAACGTGCCACCAGATAACGGACTTATCGAAGGGCAGCGCGCGCTCTATCTCAGTGCGCGAAAGAACCCTTAACCCCTCAATCCGTACCTCCTTATTCTCGAGCAACTCAACGGTTCTGGTGCTCGTCCACATCCAGCCATGCAGCCAGCCATGCTGAAACCTGGCAGGATTATCGATGTAGTGCAGAATAAGAACGCTGCAAGCTATTATGGAGGTGTAGAGCAACCGCATGGCGACACTATACGAATTTTCAAGCGTTTCGCCGAGAGGGAAAGTTATCTAGTTGCCCTAGAACCAGATCTTTACCTCTGGTTCAAGCTCGATTCCAGAGCTCTCACTAACTCGCTCCCGGCAGAGCTGAATTAGATTTGCAATGTCGGCTGCACTAGCCCCCTTACCCGGATTAACGATCCAGTTAGCGTGCAGCTCAGACACCTGCGCTCCGCCGATTCGATACCCCTTAAGCCCAGCCTGTTCGAGTAGCTTGCCTGCGGGCTGCTCGGGGCTTGGATTCTTAAAAACTGAGCCCGCCGAGGGTAGCGCTAAGGGCTGTCTAGTGCGGCGCTCGGCTAGGTTATCGCTACAACTCTTTGCTATGGCAACTGGGTCACCTGCGGTTAAGCTAAAAACCACCGATGTGATGGTTGCACCACTAGGCAGCCCTGAGAATCGATAGCTCCAAACAAGCTCAGCACGCTGCCATACCCGCTCCACACCGTTCGGAAGTACGCCGTGCACACGCACGACACGTTCGCCTATCTCAGCACCGTGCGCCCCTGCGTTCATAAATACGGCACCCCCGATTGAAGCCGGAATGCCGGCTGCGAACTCAAGACCGGAATATCCATCATCCGAGACCCGTCGAGCAAATGGCATTAGTAACGCCGCCGCCCCAACCTCAAATTCGTTTAGCCTGCTACGTTCACTTGTTTTAAATCCAGCACCTAGCCGAATAATCCAGGCGTTAAGCCCACAATCCGATATGAGCAAATTACTACCGTTACCGATTACGCGAACTGGCTGCTGCGCATCAAATAGTAGCTCCTGTACCTGCATCAGCTCCTCAAGCGACTCGACCGTTACAAGCGCACGGATTAGTCCCCCCACCCCAAAAGTTGTAAGGGTCGCCGCAGAAACCCCCTGGCGTACCCGTCCCTTAACCGCGGCACTTACGGGCGCCAGTAAGCTCTCGTCGAATATCTGCTTATAGCTTGTGGCTTGCGGCTCGCCCATGCAAAACCCCTTAATCTTCTCTGCCTAAACTGCCTAGCTCCGCCCCTAATGCAACTAGACTTGGCGCTATCTTGGTGTCTGATAGGCTTTCTTGGGAGCCACTAAGGGCCTCCAACAGCCCCTCGGGGACTGCTCCAATTGAGCCAGCGCCTAGACATATAACTAGGTCTCCAGCTTCAAGTCTCGGCAGGAGTGCTTGACGAAGATTCTCAAGTGACGGAATAAACTCGACGTTCGTGTGCTCTACTGCAGTACTTAATAGCTCTCCCGATATTCCCTCAATTGGAATCTCGCTGGCGGCATATATCTCAGTCAGAAGCAGTAGATCTGCATCCTTAAAACAGGTCAGATACTCCTGCCAACAGAGCTTGGTGCGTGTATAACGGTGCGGCTGAAAAATAACCACTAGGCGCTTAAGGGTCTCGCCGAAACACTCCCTAACGGCGCGCAGGGTAGCTCGAATCTCGGTCGGGTGGTGTCCGTAATCGGTCATAACGGTAACGCCGCGCGCCACGCCCACAACCTCAAGACGTCGCTGCACACCACCAAAGGCGGCTAAGGCGCTGCGAATTACCTCGATTGAAACTCCGAACTCAAGACCAACCCCTATAGCTGCCAGGCAGTTCTGTACAAGATGACGACCGAACATCGGAAGCTTAAAACGCCCAAGGTGCGCCCCTCGATAAACAACCCCGAACTCCATCCCTGCACGACCCGCTGTCACGTTAACGCCTACCAGGTCAGCCTCAGGAGAGAATCCGTAGGTGAGAACTCGGCGCTTACACTCCGAGGCGATCTGCCGCACTACGGGATCGTCGATACACAAGATAGCAAGGCCATAAAAGGGGACCGCCTCAACGAAACGACGGAACGAATCATCGAGGTCCTGTCGTGAGCGGTAGGCGTTCATATGCTCATTATCGATATTTGTTACTATCGCTACGGTCGGCTTAAGAAGAAGGAAGCTGCGGTCGCTCTCGTCGGTCTCGGCAACAAGGAACTCCCCCTTACCTAGCCGCGCGCCGGTGTCACGCGCCTTGACCTGACCACCGATAATAACGGTAGGGTCGAGCTCGGCTGCCTCAAGGATAGCGCCGCACATACTGGTCGTTGTTGTCTTGCCGTGCGAGCCGGCAACTCCAACGCCGTACTTTAGGCGCATCAGCTCGGCTAGCACCTCAGCTCTACGTACGATCGGCAACTTTCTGCGCTTCGCTTCGCGCATCTCAGGGTTACTCGGCGTTACGGCCGATGAATAAACCACAAGCGATGCGGTTGGTGGAATATGCACTGCGGCATGCCCGATTGAAACCTTAGCCCCCAGTCGCTCAAGGCGTCGAGAGATCTCGGAGGCCTTAAGATCGGACCCAGAGACCTGAAAACCTGAGGAAAGAAGGATCTCGGCTAGTCCGGACATGCCGGAGCCGCCAATACCGATAAAATGAAAATGAAGTCGGGGGTTATACATAGAGAGCCCACGATAGCACCTTCCCACTAACTATGGGAGGGCCAAGAAGGGTGTGCTTCTACTTGACAATTACGCTACTATGGCCCGAGTTTAATTGTGGGATGCGTGAATGGTCTTAGATATACTGCCTAAGTTGCAGACACGGCTGCGGTCCCTGCAATTATTGATTCCAGCACCTCTTTTGGTCGCGTATTATCTCGGCCTGCCCCTAAAGTTAATCGTTGGTATCTCTTTCGTCACTGTAGGGATCGTTCTGTATCGCAAGCCGAGTGACTCCACGGCAGGAAATACTAGTGTGCGCTCTCTACTTTGCCTTCTTAGCTTGTATCCTATCGTTGTTTTCTTAGTGCAGGTATCGCGCTGGCATAATGGGACTCAAGGGGTTGATTTCGCCATATTTTCTCAGGTGGTTCACAACTTTAGCTCAAAAAATGAACTGCAAACTTCATTAATTGATGGTCAGTGGCATCATTTTCTTACTCATCATTTCTCACCATATCTGTATGTCGTTGGCTTTATAGATAAGGTTTTTAACAATCCAGAGCTACTGCTGTTGGCACTGCACTCGTTAACAATTACTTCAATCGTCTCAATGATCTTCTTAATAGCGTTCAATCTTAGTAGGGACATTCGAGTAGCTGCACTACTCGCGACCCTCAGTATACTTCTGCCCGCGCCGCGTATAGGACTTCTCTGGGAGGTTCGTGATGAGATCTTCGCGCTCCCGTTTCTTTTAGCGGCCTTTCTGTTCTTCCTGCGAGGCGAGCATATGAGGGCTGTTATTTGTCTTGTGGCCACGATGTTCTTTAAAGAGACCCTACTAGTAGCATCTACAAGCTTCTGTATTATGGCTCTAGCGATCTCATACTTAAACGATGCTCCGAATCAACGGCGAACTAGGCTGCTTTATGGTGGGTGTTTCCTTTTTGGATGCGCTGGTTTTTTACTTTATACCAAGGTTCTTCCGGGCTGGCTTTTCTGGTCGACATTCAACCCGCTCTCAAGAGTTAGTACCATATCGCAACTTTTGGACCCGAACCTCCTACGCGCTAAGATCTGGTGGCTAACTACAATTATCGCTCCAATTACGCCGCTTCTACTCCTCGCTTTTGTCAAAGCACGTAGCAGTACGGTGCGAGACTACAGGGAATATCTAGTTCGACCGCTACTTTTCTTATTACCCGCTGCACCATTTGTTGGAATGATCCTGGTGTCAAACTCTGATGGTATGAGTAATCCATATAATTACTATTCTATCCTGCCTGCATTACTTATAACTGTTGGGATTTTTACAAGCTTGCGTACGGTATCTACCGAATTGAAGCTAGTGGCGCTGTTGTTTTGTTGTTTGATAGCAAGCTTTATCGGGCCTCGCATAAGGATCCCCAAAGAGATAAAAACAGCTTTGATGCAGGAGTCCCCGGTGCAGCGCTTGCGTCAGATAATCCCCCCTACTGCGGTAGTGCTGACAGGCGACTGGGATGCTGCACTCTTTATTCGACAGCGACAGGTGATGCGGCTCTATCACGCTAATAAAAACATAATGAGGTTCGATTTCATCGTGCTGCGAAAAACCAGCCCTTCAAATAGCTCTGTGATACGACTCTCTAAATACCTACTTGCCTGGTCAGAGCCTTGCTATGAGGATGAGGTTTGGCTGGTCCGTTGTGCATTTAACAGCGCAAAACCCAGGGCAAGGTAGCGCCCCCTTCACGGATCTAGGCCTGTTAGGTATCAAATT
Encoded proteins:
- the ftsA gene encoding cell division protein FtsA; this translates as MPTPSSLIAGLDIGTSSIKIVVGERRSDGRVDIIGVGTSPSRGLRKGVVVNIEGTVSAISKAVAQAETMAGCEISTVFATISGAHLRSQNSHGIVGIKGKEVSPLDIERVVEAAKAVAVPLDREILHVLPQEFVIDEQDGVRDPIGISGVRLEARVHIVTGAIASAQNVVKCVNRCGLTVQDIVAAPLASGKAVLSQEEQELGVCLLDIGGGTTSLAVYYGGAVKVTSVLAVGGNHTSNDIAAGLRTPLAAAERIKCEYGTAMSSQASKTETLEVPSVGGRAARVLSKSVLAEIIEPRIAEIFGLVQRELVRVGCLDALTSGIVLTGGSSNLPGIVQVAEQVFNLPIRKAEPIGVGGLLDLVKGPEYSAAVGLLLHGANHRGSLRSAQGRSSVGRAMGRVAGWFAEHF
- a CDS encoding FtsQ-type POTRA domain-containing protein; this encodes MRLLYTSIIACSVLILHYIDNPARFQHGWLHGWMWTSTRTVELLENKEVRIEGLRVLSRTEIERALPFDKSVIWWHVNNTEIQGKIAENPWIAAARLDSCPGMWPSNWGCFLVSVTERSPKFIATVDNERWVISDEGAFIMPADGPLYGLTADTLMNLVAVDGIASRAHSPDLVRAQLALASRSIATIESSVARTADSLRFEGRGRLEGRGDFAVTFKGVPFPIVFTTATDSLVSLEEQAQRCAGLLTKLKDRFAEIERVDLAFTRVGVVKFRGDVVARGAP
- the murB gene encoding UDP-N-acetylmuramate dehydrogenase, translating into MGEPQATSYKQIFDESLLAPVSAAVKGRVRQGVSAATLTTFGVGGLIRALVTVESLEELMQVQELLFDAQQPVRVIGNGSNLLISDCGLNAWIIRLGAGFKTSERSRLNEFEVGAAALLMPFARRVSDDGYSGLEFAAGIPASIGGAVFMNAGAHGAEIGERVVRVHGVLPNGVERVWQRAELVWSYRFSGLPSGATITSVVFSLTAGDPVAIAKSCSDNLAERRTRQPLALPSAGSVFKNPSPEQPAGKLLEQAGLKGYRIGGAQVSELHANWIVNPGKGASAADIANLIQLCRERVSESSGIELEPEVKIWF
- the murC gene encoding UDP-N-acetylmuramate--L-alanine ligase; translation: MYNPRLHFHFIGIGGSGMSGLAEILLSSGFQVSGSDLKASEISRRLERLGAKVSIGHAAVHIPPTASLVVYSSAVTPSNPEMREAKRRKLPIVRRAEVLAELMRLKYGVGVAGSHGKTTTTSMCGAILEAAELDPTVIIGGQVKARDTGARLGKGEFLVAETDESDRSFLLLKPTVAIVTNIDNEHMNAYRSRQDLDDSFRRFVEAVPFYGLAILCIDDPVVRQIASECKRRVLTYGFSPEADLVGVNVTAGRAGMEFGVVYRGAHLGRFKLPMFGRHLVQNCLAAIGVGLEFGVSIEVIRSALAAFGGVQRRLEVVGVARGVTVMTDYGHHPTEIRATLRAVRECFGETLKRLVVIFQPHRYTRTKLCWQEYLTCFKDADLLLLTEIYAASEIPIEGISGELLSTAVEHTNVEFIPSLENLRQALLPRLEAGDLVICLGAGSIGAVPEGLLEALSGSQESLSDTKIAPSLVALGAELGSLGRED
- a CDS encoding DUF2079 domain-containing protein — translated: MVLDILPKLQTRLRSLQLLIPAPLLVAYYLGLPLKLIVGISFVTVGIVLYRKPSDSTAGNTSVRSLLCLLSLYPIVVFLVQVSRWHNGTQGVDFAIFSQVVHNFSSKNELQTSLIDGQWHHFLTHHFSPYLYVVGFIDKVFNNPELLLLALHSLTITSIVSMIFLIAFNLSRDIRVAALLATLSILLPAPRIGLLWEVRDEIFALPFLLAAFLFFLRGEHMRAVICLVATMFFKETLLVASTSFCIMALAISYLNDAPNQRRTRLLYGGCFLFGCAGFLLYTKVLPGWLFWSTFNPLSRVSTISQLLDPNLLRAKIWWLTTIIAPITPLLLLAFVKARSSTVRDYREYLVRPLLFLLPAAPFVGMILVSNSDGMSNPYNYYSILPALLITVGIFTSLRTVSTELKLVALLFCCLIASFIGPRIRIPKEIKTALMQESPVQRLRQIIPPTAVVLTGDWDAALFIRQRQVMRLYHANKNIMRFDFIVLRKTSPSNSSVIRLSKYLLAWSEPCYEDEVWLVRCAFNSAKPRAR